A section of the Methanoculleus horonobensis genome encodes:
- the aroC gene encoding chorismate synthase — MNTFGRNFRCTTFGESHGLAVGAVVDGCPPGIPLTEADIQPYLDRRRPGKSPLESGRQEADRVEILSGIFEGKTTGAPVALLVRNRDVRSEDYDAIRDVFRPGHADYTWQAKYGRRDHRGGGRSSGRETLARVAAGAVAIRCLAPCGIAIHGSVIEVHAATDPAAMEAEIRAARDAGDSVGGIVEVTATGCPAGLGDPVFGKLDAAIAGAMMGIGAVKGVELGEGFGSARLLGSEMNDPITGAGFASNHAGGILGGISTGQEIVVRLAVKPTPSIRKAQRTVDIAGKEREITVEGRHDPCIAPRIVPVAECMLAMVLMDAMLEQGKYRGFGATGHGVGA, encoded by the coding sequence ATGAATACGTTCGGAAGAAACTTCAGGTGCACGACGTTCGGCGAGAGCCACGGGCTGGCAGTGGGAGCGGTCGTCGACGGCTGCCCGCCGGGCATCCCCCTCACGGAGGCGGATATCCAGCCCTACCTCGACCGCAGACGGCCGGGGAAGAGCCCGCTCGAGTCCGGCCGGCAGGAGGCCGACCGGGTGGAGATCCTCTCGGGGATTTTTGAAGGAAAGACGACCGGCGCTCCGGTCGCACTTCTCGTCAGGAACCGGGACGTCCGGTCGGAGGACTACGACGCGATCCGGGACGTCTTCCGGCCGGGGCACGCCGACTACACCTGGCAGGCGAAGTACGGGCGCCGCGACCACCGCGGCGGCGGGAGGAGTTCGGGCCGGGAGACCCTTGCCCGGGTCGCGGCGGGGGCGGTGGCGATCCGCTGCCTTGCACCCTGCGGCATCGCGATCCACGGGAGCGTCATCGAGGTGCACGCCGCGACGGATCCGGCAGCGATGGAAGCGGAGATCCGTGCCGCCCGGGATGCGGGCGACTCCGTGGGCGGGATCGTCGAGGTGACGGCCACCGGGTGCCCGGCGGGGCTCGGCGACCCGGTATTCGGGAAACTCGACGCCGCCATCGCCGGGGCGATGATGGGGATCGGTGCGGTGAAGGGCGTCGAGCTCGGCGAGGGGTTCGGATCCGCCCGGCTCCTCGGGAGCGAGATGAACGACCCCATCACCGGAGCCGGGTTTGCAAGCAACCACGCGGGAGGCATCCTCGGCGGGATCAGCACCGGGCAGGAGATCGTCGTCCGGCTTGCTGTCAAACCGACGCCCTCGATACGCAAGGCGCAGCGGACCGTCGATATCGCCGGGAAGGAGCGGGAGATAACAGTCGAAGGGCGGCACGACCCCTGTATCGCGCCGCGGATCGTTCCGGTCGCGGAGTGCATGCTCGCGATGGTTCTCATGGATGCGATGCTCGAGCAGGGGAAGTATCGGGGGTTTGGTGCGACGGGCCATGGGGTCGGAGCTTGA
- the aroE gene encoding shikimate dehydrogenase, producing MKVVLIGFRGTGKTSVGRILASRLGLPLHDTDALIEQRAGMPIPELFRQHGEAHFRALEREVVASLRAAEGVIGTGGGAVCDPANVTDLRRHGRVFLLTAPPGIIHERIAGSDRPGLTALPPEEEVRTLLLRRKEAYLGAADICIDTGRRTPDEAAEIILGQIHGESVRSPDERRERDNLLSKFGLETVREMVDRDPGLMVCGIAGNPCAHSRSPLLYNRLFAHFGMNYHYTRFEWPDAGVIIRLATLLPLKGLSVTIPFKTDVMRHLDEIDDHAAAIGAVNTIVWCGGRMYGHNTDWLGVQIPLAHRQGARAVVLGAGGAAAAAVYALRTLDMDVTVLARRPEAARTLAERFRCRWGALEEFKGGDADVVVHTTPVGMEPDIRSLLAPCDLERKTTVFDLVYTPPETPLIRAAQEAGCETIPGTEMFVHQATEQFRLITGIAVTPELVREMLA from the coding sequence GTGAAGGTCGTCCTCATCGGCTTCCGGGGGACCGGGAAGACATCGGTCGGGCGGATCCTCGCGAGCCGCCTCGGGCTGCCGCTCCATGACACCGATGCGCTTATCGAGCAGCGGGCCGGGATGCCGATCCCGGAGCTATTCCGACAGCACGGGGAAGCGCACTTCCGTGCTCTCGAGCGTGAGGTTGTCGCGTCGCTCCGGGCAGCGGAGGGCGTGATCGGCACCGGCGGCGGGGCGGTCTGCGACCCGGCAAACGTCACCGACCTCCGGCGGCACGGCAGGGTCTTCCTCCTCACCGCCCCGCCCGGGATCATTCACGAGCGGATCGCCGGGAGCGACCGGCCGGGGCTGACCGCTCTCCCCCCGGAGGAGGAGGTGCGCACCCTCCTTCTCCGGAGAAAGGAGGCTTATCTCGGCGCGGCCGACATCTGCATCGATACCGGAAGGCGCACGCCGGACGAGGCTGCCGAGATCATTCTGGGGCAGATTCACGGGGAAAGCGTCCGTTCCCCCGATGAACGGCGCGAGCGGGACAACCTCCTCTCGAAGTTCGGACTCGAGACCGTCCGGGAGATGGTCGACCGGGATCCGGGTCTCATGGTCTGCGGCATCGCCGGGAACCCCTGTGCCCACAGCAGGAGCCCGCTCCTCTACAACCGGCTCTTTGCGCACTTCGGGATGAACTATCATTACACCCGCTTCGAGTGGCCGGATGCGGGAGTCATCATCCGCCTCGCGACCCTCCTTCCCCTGAAGGGCCTCTCCGTCACCATCCCGTTTAAGACCGACGTAATGCGCCATCTCGATGAGATTGACGATCACGCGGCGGCGATCGGGGCGGTGAACACCATTGTCTGGTGCGGCGGGAGGATGTACGGCCATAACACCGACTGGCTGGGCGTACAGATCCCGCTCGCCCACCGGCAGGGGGCACGGGCGGTTGTCCTCGGCGCCGGCGGTGCAGCGGCTGCGGCGGTCTACGCGCTCAGAACGCTTGATATGGACGTGACGGTGCTTGCCCGGCGGCCGGAGGCGGCGAGGACGCTCGCCGAACGGTTCAGGTGCCGGTGGGGGGCACTGGAAGAGTTCAAGGGGGGCGACGCCGATGTAGTGGTGCACACGACCCCGGTCGGGATGGAGCCCGACATCCGGAGCCTGCTCGCCCCCTGCGATCTCGAGCGGAAGACGACCGTCTTCGACCTCGTCTACACGCCGCCGGAGACGCCCCTCATCCGGGCGGCGCAAGAGGCCGGGTGCGAGACGATCCCCGGCACAGAGATGTTCGTCCACCAGGCGACGGAGCAGTTCCGGCTGATCACCGGGATCGCGGTCACGCCCGAACTGGTTCGGGAGATGCTTGCATGA
- the aroA gene encoding 3-phosphoshikimate 1-carboxyvinyltransferase, translating to MIVRVSQTGPVDAAFPAPPSKSYTHRALIAGALGSGRTRIARPLRAADTELTARGLEALGVPLEWLPGEIAVDGCGGTFPAAGEVTIDCGNSGTTLRLLTSAALLSQHPVVLTGSPRMLERPVGPLAGALRALGGDVAFVGEPGFPPIRISGRLRGGRTAIDGSISSQFVSSILMAAPYAEEDVELTLPAAPASRSYLDVTADVMLGFGAHIERRGYDWFRVQSGRAYRGRDYPVEGDYSSASYLFAVAAVCGGRVTVTGLNPASVQGDRRFLEALEAMGCRVTSGTDAVTVERTGDLEGIEIDMSSSPDTVQTLAAVAATAGSPTTITGTAHLQYKESDRVGVTAETLRRMGARVEVTEDSLTITPAPLHGVAVDPHDDHRTAMAFAVLGLAVGGMAIRDPECVEKSFPGFWEALYGEGLL from the coding sequence ATGATCGTCCGCGTCTCGCAGACCGGCCCGGTCGACGCGGCGTTTCCGGCGCCGCCCTCAAAGAGTTACACCCACCGGGCGCTGATCGCGGGAGCGCTCGGCTCGGGGAGAACGCGGATCGCACGGCCGCTCCGGGCGGCCGATACGGAACTGACCGCCCGGGGGCTTGAAGCCCTCGGGGTGCCGCTCGAGTGGCTGCCGGGGGAGATCGCCGTCGACGGCTGCGGCGGCACCTTCCCGGCGGCGGGAGAGGTGACGATCGACTGCGGGAACTCCGGGACGACGTTGCGGCTCCTCACCTCGGCGGCGCTCCTCTCGCAGCACCCGGTGGTGCTGACGGGGAGCCCGCGAATGCTCGAGCGGCCGGTCGGCCCCCTTGCCGGAGCGCTCCGGGCCCTCGGGGGTGACGTCGCGTTCGTCGGCGAACCGGGGTTTCCCCCCATCCGCATCTCCGGCAGGCTCCGGGGCGGGAGGACGGCGATCGACGGGAGCATCAGCAGCCAGTTCGTCTCGTCCATCCTGATGGCGGCGCCCTACGCGGAGGAGGACGTGGAACTCACCCTCCCGGCGGCCCCGGCCTCGCGGTCGTACCTCGACGTGACCGCGGACGTGATGCTCGGGTTCGGCGCGCATATCGAACGGCGGGGCTACGACTGGTTCCGGGTGCAGAGCGGTAGAGCCTACCGGGGGAGGGACTATCCTGTCGAGGGCGACTACTCCTCGGCGTCCTACCTCTTCGCGGTCGCGGCCGTCTGCGGCGGGAGGGTCACGGTCACGGGCCTGAACCCGGCATCCGTCCAGGGCGACCGACGGTTCCTCGAAGCCCTCGAAGCGATGGGGTGCCGGGTGACCTCCGGCACCGACGCGGTGACGGTGGAGCGGACAGGCGATCTCGAAGGCATCGAGATCGATATGTCCTCGTCCCCCGACACCGTCCAGACGCTCGCGGCGGTGGCGGCAACGGCAGGGTCGCCGACGACGATCACGGGGACGGCGCACCTGCAGTACAAGGAGAGCGACCGTGTGGGGGTGACGGCGGAGACCCTCCGGCGGATGGGTGCGCGGGTCGAGGTGACGGAGGACTCCCTCACGATCACGCCCGCGCCCCTCCACGGGGTGGCCGTCGACCCGCACGACGACCACCGGACGGCGATGGCGTTTGCCGTGCTCGGGCTCGCGGTCGGGGGGATGGCGATCCGTGACCCCGAATGCGTGGAGAAGTCCTTCCCCGGGTTCTGGGAGGCGCTTTACGGGGAGGGGCTGCTGTGA
- a CDS encoding prephenate dehydratase, whose translation MTVATLGPAGTVSHELAARLYGDDIELLPTIRAIIKRVASGGAKGLVPIENSEAGGVGETLQGLMEFDVSITGEAYMPVRHHLAARGDPARLSVIYAHPQTHEQCSVLLDSLGVEVVHTSSNAASAMAMQRESRAGAVVSETAARIYALPIAVRDVQNSRDNTTRFVEISALPHEIAGATKCSLLVDPELDRVGLLADILAVFARRGINLTRIESRPSRRGMGKYLFFIDMETAEGWREAKEELKTMTTVRELGCYARLEMPI comes from the coding sequence ATGACCGTCGCAACACTCGGGCCGGCCGGGACGGTCAGCCACGAACTCGCGGCCAGGCTCTACGGCGACGATATCGAACTCCTGCCGACGATCCGCGCCATCATCAAACGCGTGGCTTCCGGCGGAGCGAAAGGGCTCGTCCCGATCGAGAACTCGGAGGCGGGCGGCGTCGGGGAGACCCTTCAGGGGCTGATGGAGTTCGATGTCTCGATCACCGGAGAGGCTTACATGCCCGTCCGGCACCACCTCGCGGCCCGGGGAGACCCCGCCCGCCTCTCGGTCATCTACGCCCACCCGCAGACGCACGAGCAGTGCTCCGTCCTCCTCGACAGCCTCGGGGTGGAGGTCGTGCACACGAGCAGCAATGCGGCGAGCGCGATGGCGATGCAGAGAGAGAGCCGCGCTGGCGCGGTCGTCTCGGAGACGGCGGCACGGATCTACGCCCTTCCGATTGCCGTCCGGGACGTCCAGAACAGCAGGGACAACACCACCCGGTTCGTCGAGATATCCGCTCTCCCCCATGAGATCGCGGGAGCCACGAAGTGCAGCCTCCTCGTCGATCCAGAACTCGACCGGGTCGGGCTCCTTGCCGATATCCTCGCGGTCTTCGCCCGGCGCGGGATCAACCTGACCCGGATCGAGTCGCGGCCGTCCCGCCGGGGCATGGGGAAGTACCTGTTCTTCATCGACATGGAGACCGCCGAAGGATGGCGGGAAGCAAAGGAGGAACTCAAAACCATGACCACCGTCAGGGAACTCGGGTGCTACGCCCGCCTGGAGATGCCGATATGA
- a CDS encoding prephenate dehydrogenase/arogenate dehydrogenase family protein yields MLAGIIGGTGQMGRFFAGVFEAAGWETIVSGTATSLTNRAVAETADLVMVSVPIRATVGVIREVAPLLSEEQVFCDVTSLKVEPVRAMLASRAEVIGLHPMFGPGAASLRGQTIVATPARCSPESLEGLLSVFRDQGAAITLSTPEDHDRMMAVIQGLTHFGTLAKAEAIRRTGADVAETLRFTSPVYRIEMGFVGRLLAQDAGLYGDILQMNPAVPEVLAQFEEAVRTLREIVESGDAERFQDFFTANAGHYASYLAAATEETDDLISHVVSR; encoded by the coding sequence ATGCTTGCAGGCATCATCGGCGGTACAGGACAGATGGGGCGGTTCTTTGCCGGGGTCTTTGAGGCCGCCGGGTGGGAGACGATTGTCTCGGGGACTGCGACCTCCCTCACCAACCGCGCCGTCGCGGAGACAGCGGACCTCGTCATGGTCTCGGTTCCCATCCGCGCCACCGTCGGGGTGATCCGCGAGGTCGCGCCGCTCCTCTCGGAGGAGCAGGTCTTCTGCGACGTAACATCCCTCAAGGTCGAACCCGTCCGGGCGATGCTCGCCTCCCGTGCGGAGGTGATCGGGCTCCACCCGATGTTCGGGCCCGGCGCCGCGTCGCTCCGGGGGCAGACGATCGTCGCGACCCCGGCCCGGTGCAGCCCGGAGTCCCTTGAAGGACTCTTATCCGTCTTCCGCGACCAGGGGGCGGCGATCACCCTCTCGACACCGGAAGACCACGACCGGATGATGGCGGTGATCCAGGGGCTCACCCACTTCGGGACGCTCGCAAAGGCGGAGGCCATCCGCCGGACCGGCGCCGACGTCGCGGAGACCCTCCGGTTCACGAGCCCCGTCTACCGGATCGAGATGGGGTTCGTCGGGCGGCTTCTCGCCCAGGATGCGGGGCTCTACGGCGACATCCTGCAGATGAACCCGGCCGTCCCGGAAGTGCTTGCACAGTTCGAGGAGGCTGTCCGGACGCTCCGCGAGATCGTCGAGTCCGGGGACGCCGAACGGTTCCAGGACTTCTTTACCGCGAACGCCGGCCACTACGCCTCCTACCTCGCGGCCGCAACGGAAGAGACCGACGACCTCATCAGCCACGTGGTGAGCCGATGA
- a CDS encoding 3-dehydroquinate synthase II — protein MKLFWVDLRPWRKDLATTALESGADALVVEDAERVRELGRVMTVADNGDLVPGKDVFEIEIVDKESEEEALRLSRRGYVIVRTQDWTVIPLENLVAQSDRIVAAVGNTDEAKVALTVLERGTAGILLSTDDPAEVRRVAKTIAGAGEAVPLVPFEVTRIVPVGMGDRVCVDTCSILADGEGMLVGNTSSAFLMVHPETLENPYVAPRPFRVNAGAVHAYILLPGGKTAYLADLAVGDRVLVAEHTGPTHDAVVGRVKIERRPLLLVEAKAGDATVSLVLQNAETIRLVREDGTAVSVAALAVGDRVLGSVAEGGRHFGVAVKETILEK, from the coding sequence ATGAAACTCTTCTGGGTCGATCTCCGGCCGTGGAGGAAGGATCTTGCGACGACCGCGCTCGAGAGCGGCGCCGACGCCCTGGTCGTCGAGGACGCAGAGCGCGTCCGGGAACTCGGCCGGGTGATGACCGTCGCAGACAATGGCGATCTCGTCCCCGGAAAAGACGTCTTCGAGATCGAGATCGTCGACAAGGAATCCGAAGAGGAGGCGCTCCGGCTCTCCCGGCGGGGCTACGTCATCGTCAGGACACAGGACTGGACGGTCATCCCGCTCGAGAACCTCGTCGCGCAGTCCGACCGGATCGTCGCCGCGGTCGGGAACACCGACGAGGCGAAGGTCGCCCTGACCGTCCTCGAACGCGGGACGGCGGGCATCCTTCTCTCGACCGACGATCCGGCGGAGGTTCGGCGGGTCGCGAAGACGATCGCCGGCGCCGGCGAAGCGGTTCCTCTCGTCCCGTTCGAGGTGACCCGGATCGTCCCCGTCGGGATGGGCGATAGGGTCTGCGTCGACACCTGCTCGATCCTCGCCGACGGGGAAGGGATGCTCGTCGGCAACACCTCATCGGCGTTCCTGATGGTGCATCCCGAGACCCTGGAGAACCCCTACGTAGCGCCGCGCCCGTTCCGGGTGAACGCCGGGGCGGTGCACGCCTACATCCTCCTCCCCGGCGGGAAGACCGCGTACCTTGCCGACCTCGCGGTGGGAGACAGGGTGCTCGTCGCGGAGCATACCGGCCCGACCCACGACGCGGTCGTCGGCAGGGTGAAGATCGAGCGCCGCCCGCTCCTCCTCGTCGAGGCGAAGGCCGGCGACGCGACAGTGAGCCTGGTTCTCCAGAACGCCGAGACGATCCGGCTCGTCCGGGAGGACGGGACGGCCGTATCGGTCGCCGCCCTCGCGGTCGGCGACAGGGTGCTCGGCAGCGTCGCGGAGGGCGGGCGGCACTTCGGCGTCGCCGTCAAAGAGACGATCCTGGAGAAGTGA
- a CDS encoding 2-amino-3,7-dideoxy-D-threo-hept-6-ulosonate synthase produces MIGKEIRLERIMDRNTGRAVVIPMDHGFTMGQIEGLCNMTETVNAVSEGGANAIVLHKGMVKGGHRKHGKDIGLIVHLSASTSMNPDPNDKVIVCTVEEAVALGADAVSIHINLGAPNESRMLESAGEVVRDCNRWGIPLLIMIYPRGKGIDPTSPQSIGHCVRVAEELGADLIKTNYTGDPETFRRITAACSVPVMIAGGEKSGDVETLTTIRDAIDAGAAGVCMGRNAFQRDDPARFIAAISRVVHEGKSAAEALGSER; encoded by the coding sequence ATGATAGGAAAAGAGATCCGCCTTGAGCGGATAATGGACAGGAACACCGGCCGCGCCGTGGTCATCCCCATGGATCACGGGTTCACGATGGGCCAGATCGAAGGGCTCTGCAACATGACCGAGACGGTCAACGCGGTGAGCGAGGGCGGGGCGAACGCGATCGTCCTCCACAAGGGCATGGTGAAAGGCGGGCACCGGAAGCATGGAAAGGATATCGGGCTCATCGTCCACCTCTCCGCGAGCACCTCGATGAACCCGGACCCCAATGATAAGGTAATCGTCTGCACCGTGGAGGAGGCGGTCGCGCTCGGCGCCGACGCGGTCTCGATCCACATCAACCTCGGCGCGCCGAACGAATCGAGGATGCTCGAATCGGCGGGCGAAGTGGTGCGCGACTGCAACCGCTGGGGGATACCGCTCCTGATCATGATCTACCCCCGCGGCAAGGGGATCGACCCCACCTCGCCGCAGTCGATCGGGCACTGCGTCCGGGTGGCGGAAGAGCTCGGGGCCGACCTCATCAAGACGAACTACACCGGGGATCCGGAGACGTTCCGCCGGATCACCGCCGCCTGCTCGGTGCCGGTGATGATCGCCGGCGGCGAGAAGAGCGGGGATGTGGAGACGCTCACGACCATCCGCGACGCCATCGATGCGGGCGCGGCAGGCGTCTGCATGGGAAGGAACGCTTTCCAGCGCGACGACCCCGCCCGGTTCATCGCTGCGATATCCCGGGTGGTGCACGAGGGCAAAAGCGCGGCCGAAGCCCTGGGGTCGGAGCGATGA
- a CDS encoding 2-amino-3,7-dideoxy-D-threo-hept-6-ulosonate synthase, whose amino-acid sequence MRGKEIRLERIMDRNTGRTIIVPLDHGVTLGPIPGLVDVGRTIDLVAEGGANAVIGHVGLALHGHRGHGRDVGLIMHLSASTSIGPDPNDKVLVNTVTNALKMGADGVSVHINVGADSEAQMLEDLGRVAVTCMEWGMPLLAMMYPRGRKVADEHDLECVKLSARVAAELGADIVKTVYTGDADSFREVTRGCPVPVVVAGGSKTDDRAILDLVEGAMEGGAAGISIGRNAFQHPAPDRLIRAAALIIHEGRSAEEAVEILKT is encoded by the coding sequence ATGAGAGGAAAAGAGATTCGTCTGGAACGTATCATGGATCGGAACACCGGCAGGACCATCATCGTGCCGCTCGACCACGGGGTGACGCTCGGCCCTATCCCCGGGCTGGTCGACGTAGGGAGAACCATCGACCTGGTCGCCGAGGGCGGAGCGAACGCGGTCATCGGCCACGTGGGGCTTGCCCTGCACGGCCATAGGGGGCACGGGCGGGATGTCGGCCTCATCATGCATCTCTCGGCGAGCACCAGCATCGGACCCGACCCGAACGACAAGGTGCTCGTCAACACCGTCACGAACGCCTTAAAAATGGGCGCCGACGGCGTCTCGGTGCACATCAACGTCGGCGCCGACTCCGAGGCGCAGATGCTCGAAGACCTGGGCAGAGTCGCGGTCACGTGCATGGAGTGGGGGATGCCGCTCCTCGCGATGATGTACCCGCGGGGCAGGAAGGTCGCGGACGAGCACGACCTTGAGTGCGTCAAACTCTCCGCACGGGTGGCGGCGGAGCTCGGCGCCGATATCGTCAAGACCGTCTACACCGGGGATGCGGACTCGTTCCGCGAAGTAACGAGAGGATGCCCGGTGCCGGTCGTGGTCGCGGGCGGCTCGAAGACCGATGATCGGGCGATCCTCGACCTGGTCGAGGGCGCGATGGAGGGGGGTGCCGCCGGGATATCGATCGGGAGAAACGCCTTCCAGCACCCGGCGCCCGATCGCCTTATCCGTGCCGCCGCACTGATCATTCATGAAGGGCGGTCGGCAGAAGAAGCGGTTGAGATTCTGAAGACGTGA
- a CDS encoding multiprotein bridging factor aMBF1, protein MQCELCGAPIVGPSKTIQIEGAELCVCVRCAKHGTEVQQSRRRGAPQKKPGVAAPQAARRRPRDVFDLMEGELVDDYADRIRAAREEREWSTLDLAHAIKEREILIKKIEKGDLIPEDDVRKKLEKALNIRLIDSAEDTASAGGPGRVTMTVGDVISFKKSRK, encoded by the coding sequence ATGCAGTGCGAACTATGCGGCGCTCCTATAGTGGGACCGTCGAAAACCATCCAGATCGAGGGTGCAGAACTCTGCGTCTGCGTTCGATGTGCGAAACACGGTACAGAAGTCCAGCAATCGCGACGAAGAGGTGCCCCGCAGAAGAAGCCGGGAGTCGCAGCCCCGCAGGCCGCCAGGAGGAGGCCACGGGACGTCTTTGACCTGATGGAAGGAGAACTCGTCGACGATTACGCCGACCGCATCCGCGCCGCCCGGGAAGAGAGGGAGTGGTCCACGCTCGACCTCGCACATGCGATCAAAGAGCGTGAGATCCTGATCAAGAAGATCGAGAAGGGCGACCTCATCCCCGAGGACGATGTCCGGAAGAAACTCGAGAAGGCACTCAATATCAGGCTTATCGACTCGGCCGAAGACACCGCCTCCGCGGGCGGACCCGGCCGGGTGACCATGACCGTCGGCGACGTCATATCGTTCAAGAAGAGCCGGAAATAA
- a CDS encoding proteasome-activating nucleotidase — translation MGDIARQAPDKDTGEDIYQYLLERITNLENRNLELREQFRQMESEKRYVETQKIRYERELRKLKSEIEQLRSPPLVIGTVTDVIDNSRVIVRSSAGPRFLVRTSQLIDPDLLKPGVRCTLNQQSLAIVDVLPTSYDAQIYGMELVESPEETYENIGGLEPQIEEIREAVELPLTKPQLFEKVGISPPKGVLLYGPPGTGKTLLARAVAHQTNAHFLRVVGSELVQKYIGEGARLVRELFDLAKQKAPSIIFIDEIDAIGAHRNDSTTSGDREVQRTLMQLLAEMDGFENRGDVKIVAATNRIDILDRALLRPGRFDRMIEIPLPDHQGRLAILKIHTLHMSLGEDVNLSEVSRLTEGKNGADLRAICMEAGMFAIRMERDAVNSDDFMKAIDKLSVDFDRHHFHTTFGEMFA, via the coding sequence ATGGGAGATATCGCTCGGCAGGCACCAGACAAGGATACCGGTGAAGACATCTACCAGTATCTCCTGGAACGGATTACGAACCTCGAAAACCGAAACCTGGAGCTACGCGAGCAGTTCCGCCAGATGGAGTCCGAGAAACGATACGTTGAGACCCAGAAGATCCGCTACGAGCGGGAACTCCGAAAACTCAAGAGCGAGATCGAACAGCTGAGAAGCCCTCCTCTCGTGATCGGAACCGTTACCGACGTTATCGACAACAGCCGGGTGATTGTGCGAAGCAGTGCAGGGCCGCGATTCCTGGTCCGTACGTCCCAGCTCATCGACCCCGATCTCCTCAAACCGGGTGTGCGGTGTACGCTCAACCAGCAGTCCCTCGCGATCGTGGATGTGCTCCCCACGAGCTACGACGCGCAGATCTACGGTATGGAACTGGTGGAGTCCCCGGAGGAGACCTACGAGAACATCGGCGGCCTTGAACCGCAGATCGAGGAGATCCGGGAAGCCGTCGAGCTCCCCCTGACTAAACCGCAGCTCTTCGAGAAGGTCGGCATCTCCCCGCCGAAGGGTGTTCTCCTCTACGGCCCGCCCGGCACGGGGAAGACCCTCCTCGCGCGGGCGGTGGCCCACCAGACGAACGCGCACTTCCTCCGCGTGGTCGGTTCGGAACTGGTGCAGAAGTACATCGGCGAGGGCGCCCGCCTGGTCCGGGAACTCTTCGACCTCGCGAAGCAGAAGGCGCCGTCGATCATCTTCATCGATGAGATCGATGCGATCGGCGCGCACCGGAACGACTCGACCACCTCCGGCGACCGCGAAGTCCAGCGGACGCTGATGCAGCTCCTGGCGGAGATGGACGGGTTCGAAAACCGGGGCGACGTCAAGATCGTCGCGGCGACGAACCGGATCGATATCCTCGACCGCGCCCTCCTCCGCCCGGGCCGGTTTGATAGGATGATCGAGATCCCGCTCCCCGACCACCAGGGGAGGCTTGCGATCTTGAAGATCCACACCCTGCACATGAGCCTTGGCGAGGACGTCAACCTCTCGGAGGTCTCGCGGCTGACGGAGGGCAAGAACGGCGCCGACCTCCGGGCGATATGCATGGAGGCGGGGATGTTCGCCATCAGGATGGAGCGCGACGCCGTCAACAGCGACGACTTCATGAAGGCGATCGACAAACTCTCAGTGGATTTCGACCGCCACCACTTCCACACCACCTTCGGCGAGATGTTCGCCTGA